A DNA window from Pleurodeles waltl isolate 20211129_DDA chromosome 12, aPleWal1.hap1.20221129, whole genome shotgun sequence contains the following coding sequences:
- the LOC138268067 gene encoding 2-acylglycerol O-acyltransferase 2-B-like — MEGCPGEVCLLTSPPELRLNGKRAARALPSSQQPLASHPCKDDRAAEDLPEREKKSRSYIVMKIQFAPLHLPLSRRLQTAAVLQWVFSFLALAQCCLAVFVLLLLSDYWYLALLYSAWLYLDRDTPSSGGRRSSWIRNWRVWAYFRDYFPISLVKTADLDPKHNYVFGFHPHGVLVAGAFGNFCTEGTGFSKLFPGLTSHLLMLPFWFKMPFFRDYIMGGGLVSSDKSSAAYLLSQKSGGQVAVIAVGGPPESLEARPGALTLQILSRKGFIKMAMVHGAHLVPVFSFGENELFNQVENPRGSLIRTVQEGLQKKMGVALPLFHARGIFQYSFGLLPFRNPIHTVVGEPIMVEKTPNPSRESIDQLHKVYLEKLVQLFEANKTRYGIPESKHLNLI, encoded by the exons ATGGAaggctgccctggggaggtgtgtcTGCTGACCTCACCCCCAGAACTCCGATTAAATGGAAAGAGAGCAGCTCGCGCTCTCCCCAGCTCCCAGCAGCCTCTGGCCTCCCATCCTTGCAAGGACGATAGGGCTGCCGAGGATCTACCAGAGCGCGAGAAGAAAAGCCGGAGCTACATCGTAATGAAGATACAATTCGCCCCCCTGCACCTGCCCCTGAGCAGGCGGCTGCAGACAGCGGCGGTGCTACAATgggtcttctccttcctggctCTAG CTCAGTGCTGCCTGGCCGTCTTCGTCCTGCTGCTGCTCAGTGACTACTGGTACCTGGCGCTGCTCTACAGTGCCTGGCTCTACCTGGACAGGGACACGCCTTCCTCTGGAGGTCGCAGGTCAAGCTGGATCCGAAACTGGAGGGTCTGGGCTTACTTCAGAGACTACTTCCCCATCTCG TTGGTAAAAACTGCTGACTTGGACCCGAAGCACAACTACGTTTTTGGATTCCATCCCCATGGTGTGCTGGTGGCTGGCGCCTTCGGCAATTTCTGTACAGAGGGCACTGGCTTCTCTAAACTCTTCCCTGGCCTGACGTCACACCTGCTGATGTTACCCTTCTGGTTCAAGATGCCCTTCTTCAGGGACTACATAATGGGTGGAG GCTTGGTTTCTTCAGATAAATCCAGTGCTGCGTATCTCCTGAGCCAGAAGAGTGGCGGGCAGGTGGCTGTGATTGCAGTGGGTGGACCCCCCGAGTCTCTTGAGGCTCGCCCAGGGGCACTGACCCTACAGATCCTCAGCCGGAAGGGCTTCATCAAGATGGCAATGGTGCATGG GGCACACCTCGTTCCAGTGTTCTCCTTTGGGGAAAATGAGCTCTTCAACCAGGTCGAGAACCCACGAGGCTCGCTGATCAGGACAGTACAggaagggctacagaagaagatgGGTGTGGCACTGCCACTCTTCCATGCTCGTGGCATCTTCCAGTACAGCTTCGGCCTCCTGCCCTTCCGGAATCCCATCCATACTGTTG TTGGGGAGCCCATAATGGTGGAGAAGACCCCAAACCCATCCCGGGAGTCGATAGATCAGCTGCATAAGGTCTACCTGGAGAAGCTTGTGCAGCTCTTCGAGGCGAACAAGACACGCTATGGCATCCCCGAGAGCAAGCATCTCAACCTGATCTAA